The genomic segment TGATCGACGACGCCGACCGCCTCGACCCGCAGTCGTGGCAGCAGTTCCGCCTGGTCGCTCGTCGCCTGCACAGCCTGCCCGTCGCCGTGCTGGCCACCGTGACCGCCGACGACCGGGGCCTGGCCCTGGCGACCGGCCTGCCGCTGATCCGGTTGACGCCGTTGGACGAAACCGCGAGCCGGGCTCTGCTGCGCCGCTGCGCGCCCGATCTCGCCCCCGAGGTCGCGGCCGCCCTGACCGACCTGGCCGCGGGCCATCCCGGCGCCCTGACCGACCTGGCCGGCGCGCTGACCCCGGCCCAGCGGCGCGGCTTCGCTGCCCCACCCTGCGCTCTGCCACCGGGCAGCACCCTCCGCCGGCACGGCAACGCCCTGATGTCCGTTCTGCCGGCGGTCACCCGCCGCCTGTTGCTCCTGGCCGCCACCGACCCGGACGCCACGCCGGCCGACCTCGTGAGGGCCGCGAACCTGCGCGTCGATGCCCATCCGAGCGAGCCCGCGCACTCAAGCGAGCCCGCGCACCTGAGCAAGCCCGCGCAGTCGAGCGACCCCGCGCATCCCGGCGACGACGTGCGCCCACCTGAGCGCGCGACGATGGGCGACGGTGCGCGCCTGGCCGACCTCGAACCCGCCGAGCGAGCGGGCCTCATCGAGGTGTCGCCGAGCGGCGTCCGGTTCACGCCGGAAGTGCTGCGGACGGTCGTCTACGGCGACGCCCCGATCGCCCTGCGCCACGAAGCCCACGCGAGCCTGGCCGCTGCCCTGGCGGAGCGTGGTCACCGCCTGGGAGCCCTGCTGCATCGGGCCGCGGTGACCACCGGCGCCGACGACGACCTGGCGCGCGACCTGCTCGAAGCGGCCCAGGACGCGCCGTCCCCCGAAGCCTTCCGCGCCCGTCGCTACGCGGCCGGCCTGAGCTCCGATCCGCGGACGACAGCCGAGGCCGCGCTGGCCGCCGCCCGCAGCGCCCTGGCCGCGGGCCGTCCGCGCGACGCCGCGCCCCTGCTGCGGCGGGCGGGTCACGCAACCGGGCAGGCCGTCGTCCGGGCCCGGGCGCGGGCCTTGATCGCCGAGCTGCACGCGCGGGGCGCGCCCGCCGAGTCGCGCGACACGCTGCTCGGCGTGGCCGCGGAGACGATGTCGACCGACCCCGCGGCCGCCCTCGACGCGCTGGTGGTGGCAGGTGAGGCTTGCGGCCGTACGGGGGAACCGGGTTTGTTTCCTCCACTGGCGAGACAGGCCGCCGACCGGTGCCGCGACGGCCGCCCGGGCACGGAGCTGGCGGTGCAGCAGGTGCTGGGGGTGGCGGATCTGCTCACCGGCGACGAGGAGGGTGGTTTCGGGCATCTGCGCGAGGTCGTGCGGCTGGGGGAACGCAGCGGCGACGCGACCGCGCTGATCCGGGCGGCCGACGCGGGCATCGTGGTCGGCGACGACGACCGGGCCGCGCGGCTGGCCGGGCGGGCCGTGACGCTGGCCCGCGAGATCGGGGACGCGTCGCTGGTGCCGCGGGCGCTCGAGGTGGCCGCGTACGCGGAACTGGCCGCGGGCCGCCACGACGCGGCGCACGAGCACGCGCTGGACGGGGCCGCGACCGCCCGCCACAGCGACCTGGCCGACGCCCACCTGGCCCTGCTCGGGTTGCTGGCCGCGTTCCGGGGTGACGCCGCGACGGCCCGCGAGCATGCCGCGGGGTCGCCGCTGGAGGACTGGTCGGAGGCGCTGCTCGACCTGGTCGAGGGGGAACCGGCTCGCGCGGCTCAGCGGCTGGTGCGGGTGGCCCGTACGGGATCGATGGTCTTGCGGGTGGCCGTGGCCCCGCACCTGGTCGAGACCACCGGCGCCGGCAACGACGTCTTCGACCGGTGGGCCGGGCGGACCGGACGGCCCGGCTGGCTGGCGCTGCGCGGCCGCTGCCGGGCGCTGACCGACATCGCGGCCGCCGACGACTGGTTCCGCGAGGCGCTGGGCTGGCACGAACGCGACGCCGACGGCGGGTACGCGCGGGCCCACACCCAGTTGCTCTACGGCCGGCACCTGCGCCGCCGGCGCCGCCCGGCCGAGGCGCGCGAGCATCTGCGCCGGGCCGTGGAGACGTTCCGCCGTTTCGACGCCGGTCCCTGGGCCGGGCTGGCCGCCCGGGAGCTGCGGGCGGCGGGGGAGCGGATCGGCCCGGTGGGCCGCGCCCCGCTCACCGCCCAGCAGGAGCGGATCGCGGAGCTGGTGGCCGAGGGGGCGACCAACCGTGAGGTGGCCCAGCAGCTGCACCTGAGCCCCCGCACGATCGATCATCACCTGCGCAACGTGTTCGCCCGGCTCGGCGTGCGGTCGCGCACCGAACTGGCCCGCCTAGATCTTTTCCACGGTGACCGGGGTGACCAGTTTGCGATCCCGGTCGCCGACCACGCGCAGTGAGCCGGTCAGCCGCACCCGGCCCGTGAGCGGCAGGTCGGCCGCGGACGTGCCGACCAGCACGTCCAGGTCGCCGGGTTCGACGATCCGGGAGAGGTCGCGCCCGGTGAAGGCCGTCCGGTCGGCGTGCACCGTGAAGGTCACGTCCTTGGCCTCGCCCGCCTCCAGTGGCACCCGCACGAACCCGGTCAGCTGCTTCACCGGCCGGGTCACCTGGGCCACCAGGTCCTTCAGGTACAGCTGCACGACCTCGTCACCGGCGCGCGAGCCGGTGTTGCGCACCCGTACGGTCACCATGAACTCGCCGTCGGTCGGCACCTCGGCCGCACTGATCCGCAGGTCGTCCACCTCGAAGGTGGTGTAGGAGCGGCCGTGCCCGAAGGCGTACAGCGGCGCCGGGTCCAGGTTGCTCACGCCCGTGTTCTCGGCGCCCAGCGAGGGCAGCAGGTAGGT from the Paractinoplanes abujensis genome contains:
- a CDS encoding LuxR family transcriptional regulator produces the protein MVSARQVQNSFPYGRQAPLSAIGELLTAAKNGRGGALVLAGGPGEGRTTLLRAAGPSPLTLLVEGHADESGLALSGLQRLLEPLAGLVGDLPARQREPLDDVIAGRPPAPGPLTLGVSVLALLRRAARRGPLLLLIDDADRLDPQSWQQFRLVARRLHSLPVAVLATVTADDRGLALATGLPLIRLTPLDETASRALLRRCAPDLAPEVAAALTDLAAGHPGALTDLAGALTPAQRRGFAAPPCALPPGSTLRRHGNALMSVLPAVTRRLLLLAATDPDATPADLVRAANLRVDAHPSEPAHSSEPAHLSKPAQSSDPAHPGDDVRPPERATMGDGARLADLEPAERAGLIEVSPSGVRFTPEVLRTVVYGDAPIALRHEAHASLAAALAERGHRLGALLHRAAVTTGADDDLARDLLEAAQDAPSPEAFRARRYAAGLSSDPRTTAEAALAAARSALAAGRPRDAAPLLRRAGHATGQAVVRARARALIAELHARGAPAESRDTLLGVAAETMSTDPAAALDALVVAGEACGRTGEPGLFPPLARQAADRCRDGRPGTELAVQQVLGVADLLTGDEEGGFGHLREVVRLGERSGDATALIRAADAGIVVGDDDRAARLAGRAVTLAREIGDASLVPRALEVAAYAELAAGRHDAAHEHALDGAATARHSDLADAHLALLGLLAAFRGDAATAREHAAGSPLEDWSEALLDLVEGEPARAAQRLVRVARTGSMVLRVAVAPHLVETTGAGNDVFDRWAGRTGRPGWLALRGRCRALTDIAAADDWFREALGWHERDADGGYARAHTQLLYGRHLRRRRRPAEAREHLRRAVETFRRFDAGPWAGLAARELRAAGERIGPVGRAPLTAQQERIAELVAEGATNREVAQQLHLSPRTIDHHLRNVFARLGVRSRTELARLDLFHGDRGDQFAIPVADHAQ